The window tattatttttattattattaatattgttattattgatagtgttaaaaatatatatgcgtatatatataaatttttgagttgtcctaaataaataatatgtcCTCTTACCTGTAGGTCATTCAAAAACAGCCAGCTGTGTTCTCATTAGTTATTTCCTTCTTCCTTGAGCTCTAAATGTGATCTGAGCTCCCTCCGTCAGTCCCTTCGAACAGTTAAGGCAGGGGGCGTGGCCACTTCTCCTGCCTTCCTCCAGCCTTAACTGTACTCAGCTCAACTTCTTTATGAAATTACGGCGTTTTTTTCGTGGAAAGCTTAGACGGCTCGAAATTAACTCTCCGCTGCTCACACGGAAGCTGCCTTGTGTTTACTGTAAGTAAAGAAGCGATCAAAGTGTTCCCGACAGTAAACTCCTCCAAATATAGTGGCTCAAACATTAATGATCAGCAAACACATATTGAGCAACATTCGAGTCCTGTAGCTTGTGTCCGAAACTAATACTGGttagtttttggttttggttttttttttgttgttttttttaacgcACTTGTTTCTGTCTATGTGGTCAGGACTCCCAAACTATGGCGTCCTTTATCGGGAATTTTTTATACTACCTTAGTATCACCCAGTTTGATCacttactgtaaatattaaTCTAGGTAAAACTCTAACAATATCATCATTAGTGATGAATGAGTTAGCAAAGATATCATCTACTTAAAGAAAATAGGCTGTGTAAATATTTTAGTGTAAATAATAAGTAAAATTCCAGCAGCAGCACCTGAACTCTCGGTCTAAGGCATCATAGGTCATAATCCTAACTCTATATCTTGGGGGAAAGAATCAAGAAGGACTTTTTTttagaatatttatttatttatttatttatttatttaatgtacCACTTATAATGGCTAATGGTTACATTTCTCTGGTTATCAAGACTTGAGAAAACTAATTAACTACTACCATGGGTTAGGGTTaagatcaatcaatcaatcaatgatGTCGTTGGCTTTTTTTATACTTTGACTCAAGGTTAAAGCACCAAAAATTAAATACTATACAATAATACTTTGtaatttttgttcatttttaactGCATGTAATTATTTGAATTTCAGTATGCTAAGTTAAATATTTATCATTTACAAATTGCTTATTAATAGCACAGTATCACTTTATTAGTAACTTATTAATGCTTCATCCTTCCTTTCCATACTTAACACCAGCAGGGCCAGTACCTAAGGTTTTCCCCTCTACTACATCATAGTAATACGCTGTTGATGGTAAGTAATGAGCAAGACATGATCTTATTAACCTCAGCTCAGTGTTTGCCATACTCATTTTCCCTTAAAAGTGTTTAGGATAGTCTATTACCATGTAACACCTCTAAAAACTACAGTTATTAATAGTGTCTCTGTAACTCTTTGATTAGGTTTTTAACTCAgaatctatctatccatccatctatcttcTTTTCTGGATCTGGGTCAACAGAGTAGAAGTCTAAGCAGAGACATATCCCCTCCTAGGCCACCAggccagtgtgtcctgggtctccCCCATGTCTTCTTCCCAGCAGGACATGCCTAAAAAACCCTCACCTAGGTGGCTATGTGTCTACAcgtttacatgtgttttgtggacttggagaagacATTTGACTCCACCAGGGTGTTGCTCATTGTTTCAGTTCCAGTTAGAGCTTGGTTCCTGTGCTGGCAGTAAATCAGGCACATTCCTGGTAGAAGTTGGATCACACCAAAGCTTCTCTACtaaagttttactttttcaGTATTACTAATGACGGCAACAATAAACAATatccagaaagaaaaagaataagataaaatacaTAACTACTTGATCTAAATTAGGTTGGGTTGCAAAATTCATATAGCAAAGCCAACTTATTAGTTTTAAGGGGATCATTCAAAGTCAACCAACTGACCGACTGACTGATGAAGTTGTGTATTGGTCATGCATTAAGACCATGAGAAGAGCTATAGGTGGGTGCTGAGTCAAACTTTGGTTTTGAAGTTGGTAAATAAGCTCTGAAAGTACTACTGCCTCAGCATTtcttatccatccattttcgtATCCACTTTTCAATTTATGTTTGCGTGGGGTTGGGGGCTGTCCAGCGATTATAAAGCCAGAAACTGGGGCATATCCTGGACAGATCAGCAGTTTATCAGTGTAAGaggactgtgagaggaagcagGAATACCCGGTGTAGACCCACACACAGGGAGACATGGGAGAACATCCAAAATCCACGCAGGAcccaaacccaggaccttcttgctgtgaggggaCAGTCCTAACCATGACAGCCCTATGCCACCCTATTATAACAGCTACTCTGATGAGAAGTATTGCATATAAAGACAAAAGCCATAGTGCAATATTAATGAGTAAATTTAAACAAAGCAGAATTTTGCCCTCTGAGTTTAAGTCACATGTATTTGACACAATACCCCAGAGCAGTCAATACTGTGGAATTTTCGTTTggcatgtaaatgtatttgtaaAAAGTACCGTTTAaatcaacacacatgcaaaaccaAGATGTTTACACAACACTTAACAAGTCATGTGCTGAAAGCTGGAAAGCTGGAGTTGAATGAACTTATTTGAGGGAATTTTTACCTGCATGTCAAGTCATCCCTCACGTGGAATATACAGCAGGGTGCCATCCAGACATTATCCTGTGCCAACCTGCATAACATGGAACCATAAAACATTTCTGGGTTTCCCATGTGCTTACCTCTTGGCTGAATCAGGAATATCAGCTAATGTGACGAGAAGCTTTATTTTCACAGTCTTTTTCACTTACGGAAGTAAAACAGGTAAAATAGCTGTCCGTCTGTAAAAGGTACTATGAcaaagacacggtgttggagAGGCAAGGATATTTGAAACAGTGACATgacatcttttatttatttttcctttaaatgtaattaatttaaattattaataaGTAAATTATTgtattcaaaaagaaaaataaacagatgTAATAAGGAGAAGTTTTGTTCACAGTGACGACCGTTCACACATGTACTTAACACTGTGACTTCTCTGTGTGACATATCTCTACACGGTTTATTTAAGTTAGCGGTTGTCATGTGAAGTTGCCAGGAAGGTGACGGATGAGAAGTTCCCGCTGCCGTTGTAATTCACTGATGGTACATGATAGCTTGGCTTGATATGAGTCACTGCAGCATGAAACTATCACATAAGTCCAgttcattttgcttttgatTCATGAATTCACAGGGggaaaactgaagaagaacaAGCATGGGATGCTATTTTTCCCGCAAATTCATGGTAGGATCATGTCACACCTGATGGCTCAGGTGGTTCAAAGTCCAAAAACTCCAGCCGTGACTAGATGAAATTTCACCTGGCAGTTTAACTTCTGTTTCACTTTCAGGAGAGAAGAAGTTTCAGAATTCATCAAAGTCCACCACAGCTCCGAGTATATCTCAAACTATATCACTACTAGTGCTAAATTAATGCTACTCCATTCTTCAAATacaagaataaataaaactgacaagAATTTTTTTGAAAGTCAGTCCCTCTCTCTGCTGGTCATGTATCCACCATCCACACTGTTAAATATTTAGCTTACAAATTGGTGTCATATGCATTAATATATGTATAATTTCCATTGAATCTTGAATGATCTTCCATTGAAGATCATTCAAGATTAAAACTATACTGTCTATGATTAAAACAAAGCTATCTGAAGCAAAACCCTTGTATAATTAACCCAGTTACCATTCAATCCAAAGGTTTTAAGAGACTACTAGGCtactatattattattattattattattattattattattattattattattgctttaATAAAAACTCTCCACCACCCGGAGTTTACGTATCTTAAATCAAGCCATTCATTCAACGACTCAACGTTATTATGTAACGCTATTTAAGTGACCCATGAGAGCCAATAGAGGGAGCCAAACTACACCATCTAACTCACTTTAGCCTTCAAGTAATCATTCTGTCCCTTCCTATACTTACTCTGACAAAATCATCatagatttgttttgttttggctgATCTTGtcaacttgtttttgttttaaaataagtgTTTTACAAATGTGACTAAAATGAAAACTGAGATGAAAACCTATAAAAACAATTTCCTGTGTGTTTTAATTGTATTgcagtctttgttgttgttgttttctattatttatgttttattattttcatttattcaaCTTACTCTTTATATTTCGAatgcaaataaatgaatgaataaaacaaaaaaaacatatagtTTAGCCGGAAGTAAGACGTCATTTCCTTCCGCTAAAAAGGCAGTGCGcgtagcttttattttgacgaTCTACCCCGGAGTCCTTTTCCCAGCATTTAGCTTACAGTCTTCAAAGTGTTTGGGGTAtgtaaagcttttattttaagTTCTCCAACTTATCATGAAATATTAAAGTTTATACGGACAACAGTTTCATTTAGGTTAAAGACAGTAGTCGTGTTGTTATTCGCTAACTTAACGGGAAAGCTTAAAATAGGAGTTGAGGCTTAAAGctaaagctgaagtgaagagACACTGAAGGACTGAAGGTCACTACATGCTGAAACAAATCCAGTTTGAAGCAGGTGGCTTTTCTAAGCCCGACTCTGGAATTTTGTTTGCTGTTGTGATGAGAGCAGAGCAGCACGTTTGAATGACTGCGTGTTTAATTCACAGAAACGCCAACGCAGCCATGGGTGTCCTACTGTCCAAATCCATGGAtgacaatttaaaaaagcaacaagaaTTCATGCTAATGAATGCACGGCTGCAGGTGAGTAAAAGTGCACCCACTCGCACatcacctctgacctctgctgtGACGTTTAAAGCCACCATCTAGTGAAAGATGGTGaaagtgaaaaagcaaaaaaaaaaaaagctgatttttaattttttttaaacacataaaatTGCCCCAAACCTTCCCACCAAAAAGTTTTACCTTCATACTTTGAAATTGTACTAGTTACAGATGCTGAAAGGATGTTGGACTAAGTTTAAATTGTGCACTTGTTAATTTGCATTATTTTTGTATCAGCTCCATGAGTACAGGAGACATCCACAGCAATTGTAGGTCTGCAAACATTTTTAATCTCTATGACTACAACCAAATCCATTTAGACCCACTACTTAGTTACTCTCTGGAGGAGGTAATTAACTACACTGCTCATTGTCTGAGTAGTGTGATCACTGTGCGTTACTTCCTTTCATGtcccacacactgacacaaatccctatcctaatCACGACACGCATACCatctttcttttagtgtttaaGTATTAATACACACCAAAGTCAAAAACCAGCCCAAAGTGATTTCACAGCAGGTACCACTGTGATTCTACTTAAAGAAGAAACTTGCACAGGTAGAAAAAAAGGCAGTGACAAGCCTGACTGCTTGTCACTGCCTGGTGAAGATCATGCTATGGCTTCTGGACTGGGGTGAGCATACACTCAGCTTTAACCTCACTCTTGACACTTTTCTAGCTCTTATTAGTGTGTTAGTAAGATGTGGATCCAAGTCTGTAAAGCAGTTCTGGAAGGTGGGAATACATATTCTAACATGTGGTCTAGTTCGGTGCCTGATACACAGTTTCAAAAATCTGCTGTGGCTGCTCATATGTACGGTACACATATTTTGAGAATGGACTTCCTAGGAATGAGGAATTGGTGTCATCAAAATGGATTTATAGTAGGggggtttgttttctttcaaggaaaaaaaaactgatgcaAATATCTACTGACATCAGAGCATTATAGTGACttccataaaaaaagaaaagaaagtagaTCTTATTTATGTGAAATTGGAAAACCCGAACAccgacaaattaaaaaaaaaaaaaatttaaaaaagggggCATTTTTAGATACAAAAGAAAGGATTTAAAATTCTTCTGTGGAAATACACCACTGGGCTCAGATGTTCATATTGCTGTCTTAAGCAGGAGGAACTTTCTTTGGAAAGATGGACTCAAAGAGGGGTCAGAGCTTTCTGAAATCTTTCCAAATTACTGTAACTGTaagatgcttttttaaaatgccTATTTTCAATCCCCTGGCAATATTTCAATAGAATTGAAATCTTAGCATTGGTTAGGCACCTCAGTTCTTCTCCTTGAGTCCTTTCTTTGTGGATTTACTAGTGCATTTAGGAACATTAGTCTGTTTTAAGGTCCATATCCAATTTTGgacaaatcatttttaaaagcatgagAGCATACAGAGTGCCCAAAAGTCAAAGTTtgcaaacatgtaaaaaaaaaaaaaaaaaaacctaatccACAAAAAACCTCTAACatgaaatattttgtatttatcagGAATACCTGCTGCACATATTTCCCGCATGTATTtgctctgcttttctttctgaCGTGTTACATCTGTTTCTTTCCCTTCTTCCAGTGTGTAGATCATGATGATTTGTGTGCATCTGTTTTCCAGGTTGTGTCccgctttgtgttcatacttgCACCCCTCACAAATGTCACCTTCAGAGTGGGTCGGttcatttctgctttttccaGTCCTGTCCCAGAGTCAGTCTGCTGCTTGTCTGAGcttgccaaaaccaaatctttTCCTTTTGATATTCCCAACAGCAGATATGTTTGTCTAGTTTTGAATTACACATCTACACTAAAAGGGCTAATTTATCATTTATGGGTTCGTAGCTATCCCATACAAACAGCCTGTAGAAACAGAAAAGGGTAAAGAATGTTATACAAAGAGCCTGAAGTATTTAATGTAGATGacacattatcattattattgttgttataagtgtttattattataaacaCTCATGAGTCATTTGGCATCAGCACAAAAATGAGAGTGAGATGGGGCCAGAATATTAAAGGAGCAGAGGCAGTGAAtgtggatgagtttaaatagCATCCAACCATCCAAAGTAGCAGTGGGTGGAGAAGAGTGTCAGCGGTAATTTGTGATGGATAGGTGCAGACTGAAAGGAAAGGTTTTTAAGATGCTATGATGTGTGGTTTGGAAAACTGGAGGTGACAGAGttgaagatgttaagatttttttgtttggagTGACCATGAAGGACATGATTAggaatgagtacatcagagggccATTTCAGGTTGAGTGCTTTGGAGACAAAGCTAAAAGGCATGGACCTGTGGACAGGAGGGATAAtagatatactggacaaaggatgtagaagatggagctgccagggtggaggaaaagaggaagacaacAGATTTGTGGATATAGTGAATGAGGACCTGCCAAGGGTTTGTGTGATAGCAGAGCCTGTAGAAATAAGAGCACAGCTGAGCATTCGATACATAATCCAACTAACAAGTAAAACGAACAGTGTTCAAGAAATGTAGCACCTCTTGTCCTCGTCAATACACAGTGATGGTGGCAACAGATATAATTATGCAGCTTAATATCAGCATGCACGATGCTgtcagatttattttaaaaaacgttTTGTTCACATAATGCAGACTGACAGGAATAGTCTAACTGTAACTAATAATGTGAAACTGGTGGCTGAGCAGAAAAGATGTGCAGTGATCTTTACTTATGTTACGTATATGGGCATATTGAACTGCTTCATTTTTATAAGATGGAGACCCTGCAGCATCTATGTACTTAGATGCTGGAGTGAGTTTCAGGATAGTTTATTCAAATTTAACATCCTCTATCTTCCATTTACTTCCTTTTTTGTGACCCAGATGAAACCGTCATGAAAGCTGACCTTTCAGCGATCGTGTCACCCCATTTCCCGTTCCTGCAGCTCATTCACATGGTCTGGAGGAGCGGGAAATGCTTTCTTTTCATAATTGCATTCTTCACTCATTCACAGAATGTGCTGTTAAAGGGGGACACCCTTAAGTGTGCTCAGATTACTCACTAGTTTGTTTCAGCGGACCCAGGCTTTAAAAGAACAAACACTGTCAATTACAGAAGTCACTCCTGTAATTTCCATCGAACAAAAAGAGTGTACAGCCAAGAGTCGATGTCAGGAGTACGAAACACCCAGATTGTGGAGATGAAAAGTTTGTCACTTCCTCCTTCCCTAGAGCGTAGTGTTTGTAGTTGGCATGTTTACAGCAGTGGATTCCAGGGTTTAGTTTCATGACTTATCAAAAATTCCAAAGAAACTTCTCAAGCGTACTTAGAAGTTCAGTCTGTGCTCCCAACTAATCACATCTCTGTTCACGTAATGTACACTTCCTACAAGTTTTTAggggctttttttaaaaagtactaaGCCTTTGGTGCTTATGGAGATCTCTTTTAAACTGTCTGTACTCTCATAAAACAATTAACTGATGAATCAGATGATTATTACAGCTCTGATCAACAGTAATTGACTGAAATTGATtataactgaaaatgaaatctTACCAAGCAGGGAAAATTTTATTTCATACTTTcttcttaatttatttttgtgtgtctgtgtgcgcgcgtgcatgTGCCCAGATGGAGCGCCAGATTCTGATGCAGAACCAGATGAGAGAGCGGCAGATGGCGATGCAGATCGCCTGGTCCAgagagtttctgaaatactttgGCAGTTTCTTTGTGGTGGCCACAGTGGGACTAAGTGCAGGGTGAGATTCTAACACCTCACAAAGatctgacacaaacacacacagattcatCTCTGTGTTGTGCTTTTATCTTTCCAGTTAAATATTGTCTTCTATTTATCATCATTTTTCTTTAGAGCTATTAAAAGAAAGAACCCAGGCATGCTGGCTCCCATCATACCTCTCAGTTTCATATTTGCCTACCAGATGGACAGCGCCTATGGAACGCTTATTAATCGTATGAGAGGTAAAGCTACACACTTACAGGCATCATCATCTTAAGGAAagctgtttaacatttaaaaagaggGTGCACAGATAGATGAATAAATCCTTATCAAGCTTTATATAGTGATTCTTTGCTTTGGTTTTAGAGGATTATTTTACTTTGAACAGCAGAACACAGACTCACTATATCCAGAAGACCAAGGCTCTGATATAGAGTTAGGTccatatatatatttgaataCGTGAATAGTGTCTGTTTACCAAAACAATTTACACTTTCCACTATGATGGGCATCTATATAATGTGTAGACTCTCAGCTTTCATATGAGAAAATCCACATTCAAATCGGATGAAGGTTTTGGAGTTTCGGCCCCTTAACATGTGCCCCCCGCTTTTTAAAGGGacaaaaagtaattggacagttGACTGAAAGGCTATTTCATGGGCAGGTGTGGGCACTTCCTTTGTTATGTCATTATCAAATAAGCAGATAGAATCCCTGGAGTTGATTTGAAGTGTGGCGCTTGCATTGGCAAGATTCAaattaataaattttattttatttgtccaGTTACTTTTGATATCCTGAAATGATGGGATTGCATTTTAGTTCTCACATTTTTGTGCAATCTTTTTCTTCAACCCACTGAATTAAGACTGACAGTCGGCAGTTCAACTGGATCTGAGTTAATTATATTTAAAGttgttatatttaaaattaattgtggtaatgaacagaaccaaaatgctaaaaaaaaaagtctctgtcCAAATGGACCTTACTGTTTACCAAATAATGCatctaaatgtttaaaaaatattgtgtTTAGTTAttcattaattacatttttaaaaaagtttgcagTCACTAATTATACccattaaatgtgtttttcatgaTGTCTTTAGGGGAAGCTGAGAATATCATGGAGACTGAAAATGACCGTCTACAGTTACCTCAAGGGACTCCAACCTTTGAGAGCATAGAGAAGGCCCGCCGTGCTAAAAGCAGCCTCAGCGCCTTCTTGGAGAAATAATGTAATTAGTTATTGTCTAACAGCCTGGTTCCAGAGAGGAGCTGCAGCCACTGTACATTTCGTTTTCAACAAACCACAAAGACTAGGAAGTGGCTCACAAAGAAACCTCAGATTTAGCTGTCCAAAACATACCCACTCCCTAAACGCTACACAACTATACTTTATGTAGCATTAAGGTAAAAGCGGCCTCAGCTCCTTCTTGGAgaaataatgtaataatttatagaACAAAAATCCTCTATCATGGAAAATGTTATGGCTCTGCTATTTCTCTCTGTCAGGTTGACCTTATTGAATGAAAGGCTCCTTATTCTGTCTCATTTCAGTCTTTCAGATACACCAATCAGGCATTACATTATGACTACCTAACTAACACTGTGTTGGTCGCCCTTTTGCTGCCAAAGCGGCCCTGACCCATCACGTGATATCTGGCACCAAGATGCCAGGTGTGGCCTCCGTGTTGAATAGTCTGAATCAGTGTTACTCACTTTGCTAGTGGTCGtaatgttatgcctgattgGTGTATGCCACATGTTGATCTATGAGTTAAGTTTTATTACAGTGTTATAAGAGCATTGTGTGACCACAGCAGATAACTTGTCTCTAAATATTGCACAATTGCAGTTATATCATCAATGTTTTCTTTAGGTTGTTATTTTCCAGGGTTTGCTTTGATTATGTATGATGGACTTGAAGGGAAATTGATAGTAATATTAATCAGTTTGTTATCTCTCTGGggttttttgttatatttagaTGAACAAGAATACCAGCTGCTATAAGCCTGGTTCATGAATGTAATAATGATGATTGAACAAAGTGGTAAGACACATGATTGttgacttttgtcaaagctgcatTTAGACCAGTGGAGAGCAGAGATTCTCTTAAACACTCTTCATAACAGCTCATTTTATCTGGCTCTTATGTGTAATATGTTGCTTTTAAAAAGCTCCTGAAACATGTGTCTCGTCAGATGACTGTTGCAGGTCAGTTATACACTTGCCTCTCTGTTTAGATGATAGACTGTATGCAAAAGATGGACGTAGCCTCCAAACCATCCACTTTTTCTCCTTTCCATTCAGCTCCTGCTGTCCTGGAACAGCAAAGGCTTGCCCTTTCTTTCTCATTTCAGTGGCTACAATCCATCCTTTGTATTCAGTCTGCGGCTCTTTTCTATCCAGGTCATAGACGTGTTACTTTCTAAgaagctttgttttcatgaaatcTAAATTAGatttctgctgccctctgcCAGGCTGGTAACTTTTGCAACTTTAACCAACAGCTGAAGTGATCAAAATGTAATGGTGCGTTATTGGTAAAGATTCTCAGAAATTTGTATTGACagataaaatgtattattttcaaCACTAAAATTTTAATTGTAGGTGTGAGGGAGCTTCAATACAAAGCTGTTGGACCTCCAACTTTTTTTAAGCCATCACAGTAGATTTAATGCAGAATAATCCAAGGTGCTGATATTTATACTTTGTGTTTGACATCtggaaaaaattgaaaattaataaaaaaagaaaattgaaaagaTTTCAGTGTCTGAATTGATCTTTGTGACAAGGACACCCCCTGAATGCAAAGCTCTGTAGAGCAGGgatgtcagtgtttctgttaATGTAATGAGATCTTTTAATCTCAAAGAAGAGCAATTTCAGCAGtatgtgggggttttttttttttctttgtttgtttgttttttaacatgatAACGAAATGCTGCATAGTAAATTACATTTCTCAGGAtgactctttgggcttaaattgtTAGAAGTTAATGTGTAAAGTTATGTCCTCTTTCATATTTTCCACAGCCATTCAGTGGACTGGATTGGAGCATATTTCACAGTTTGAGTGGGAGAGAATTTCCCGACAGAGAAACAGTGAAACTAGCAGAGCCAGAGCTCAGCAAAGGCCAGAAATATTATAGATCCTACTTTTGGCATCCTCAAAACACGCTGGCACTCCATCTTCTTGTGAGCCCTTGAGAGTCGGCCTTTCTTTCCTCCCAAAGTTGTGGGGGGCCTGCTGCATCCTCCACTTAATATCTGTGTGGCAACACATGGTGTCTACCAAgaagaaggagaggaggaggaggcggcacAAGCAGGACAAGAAGCCGAAACAGTTGAAGGCACAGGTGCAGACAGGGAGCTTTCAGGAACCTGTGTCTGAGCCAGGCTTGCTGCACAAGTGTCTCCTGAACAGCTACCTGCATGATATAGTCATGTTCAAACAGCAGCTAAGGCCACAAGAAATAGCCTGctgttggttaaaaaaaagaaaaagaaaaagggtaCATATTTTTCTCCTAATTAGTGTTGCTGTACGAGTATGGAATCGATTTGTTCAAATTGTAAATAGTATGCATTAAGTGTTCTTTTTTGtatctttgtgtatttttataaaCCTTGTGTTCATGATTGTATAGGTTGAATTTAATGTAAACGTTATTATAAATGTTACACTTGTTTAAAtgatttgttttacttttagtaAAGAGATCACCCTGATACACACGCAGAAAAAAACTTGCTTCATATTTGacatttaaagtgctttatttaAAGTTTGTCAACAAGTTTCTCAAATAGTGACAGATATCACTCTGCCCTTTGAGTAGCtgccctctccctctcttgctccCTAGCCAgagcctgtctctctctgtcttcctctctttctgGTTGGTCCTTTAAAAACGGTAGCATAGCCTGGCTGTCCCTGGGCCTCTTCCTCGACTCTTCTGTAGAAGGGGTCGAGGGTGTAGTGCTGATTGCATCACCAGTAGTGAAAGTCAGCTTTGCTGGTAGACTTATTGAGTGCTGCCGCTGGAACACAGCATCCATCATATTGTACCGCTGCCAGGTGGTGGCAGTCGGGCTACCTGTCTCTACAGCCTTCCCTGTAGATGGGTCCCTAAGAAAATATGAATTAATTGCTATATTATCACAGTTACACTGACTGTATTATTAAATTGCAAAgtacattttataaaaaaaaagaggaacttACATTTAATCAATGGTAAACAagtaaagtattttttttaaaccaatctAAGGAATCAGATA is drawn from Pelmatolapia mariae isolate MD_Pm_ZW linkage group LG7, Pm_UMD_F_2, whole genome shotgun sequence and contains these coding sequences:
- the plgrkt gene encoding plasminogen receptor (KT); the protein is MGVLLSKSMDDNLKKQQEFMLMNARLQMERQILMQNQMRERQMAMQIAWSREFLKYFGSFFVVATVGLSAGAIKRKNPGMLAPIIPLSFIFAYQMDSAYGTLINRMRGEAENIMETENDRLQLPQGTPTFESIEKARRAKSSLSAFLEK